Within the Cupriavidus malaysiensis genome, the region CGAAGGCGCCACGGACCACGCGCCGCCGCAGCGGGTCGGCCTGGTGCTGTTCGCGCTGGCCGTGGGCGGCTTCGCCATCGGCACCACCGAGTTCGCCACCATGAGCCTGCTGCCTGCCTTCGCGCAGAGCCTGGGCATCGACGCGCCGACGGCCGGCCACGTCATCAGCGCCTACGCGCTGGGCGTGGTGGTGGGCGCGCCAGTGATGGCGGTGCTGGGCGCGCGGCTCGCCCGCCGCACCCAGCTGATCCTGCTGATGGCCATGTTCAGCGTCGGCAACGCCTTGAGCGCCGTCGCCCCGGACTACCACTGGATGTTGCTGTTCCGCTTCCTGAGCGGCCTGCCGCACGGCGCCTACTTCGGCATCGCCGCCTTGACGGCGGCCTCGCTGGTGCCGGCCCACCGGCGCACGCTGGTGGTGGGGCGCATCTTCCTCGGCCTCACCTGCGCCACCGTGATCGGCGTGCCGCTGGCCAACTGGCTGGGCCAGGCGGTCGGCTGGCGCTGGAGCTTCGGCCTGGTGGCCGCGCTGGGCGTGCTGACCATGACCTGCGTGCGGCTGTTCGCGCCCAGCACGCCGGCAGATCCGTCCGCGAGCCCGCTGCGCGAGCTGGGCGCGCTGACACGCCTGCAGGTGTGGCTGACGCTGGGCATCGGCGCCGTCGGCTTCGGCGGCCTGTTCGCGGTCTACACCTACCTGGCCGACATCCTGGCGCAAGTGACGCACGTCTCGGCGAGCACGGCGCCGCTGGTGCTGAGCGTGTTCGGCCTGGGGCTGACCGCCGGCAATATGGTGGTGCCGCTGTTCGCCGACCGCGCGCTGATGCGCACCGCCGGTGTGCTGCTGCTGTGGAGCGCCGCCATGCTGGCCTTGTTCCCGCTGATGGCCGGCAACGTCTGGGCCATCTCGCTGAGTGTCTTCCTGATCGGCCTCGGCGGCTCGCTGGCCACGGTGCTGCAGACACGCCTGATGGACGTGGCCGAAGACGCGCAGAGCCTGGCGGCGGCGCTGAACCACTCCGCCTTCAACATGGCCAATGCGCTCGGGCCCTTCCTCGGCGGCCTGGCCATTGCGGCCGGGCATGGCTGGACCTCGCCGGGCTGGGTCGGCAGCCTGCTGGCCCTGGGTGGCTTTGCGCTGTGGGCGGCTTCCGCGGCGCTGGCGCGCAAGGGCCGACGCGCCGTGCCGGCGGCAGGCGACACGGCCCGCTGAGCGCGGCAGCGAAGCGCTTGTCCAGAGCGTCACGCTTCACCGCCTTCTCCTTCTCTTTGCTGCGGGTGGGAACCCGCAAACATCCGCATCGCACGGGCGGCCCTCGACCGCCCCGCCCGGGCCGCCGAGCACAGTCTCGCGCACAGTCTCGCGCATGCAGCGGCAGCACGCCGCGTGCCGCGCCGGCCCTCAGAACCCCAGAACCCCAGAGCCCCAGAGCCCCAGAGCCCCAGAGCCCCTGAGCCCCTGAGCCCCTGAATCACTGAGACCGCCCGGTGCCCGCGACCTCATGCGGGCACGCCGAGCCGTTGCCTAGGCGCACGGCCATGGCGGCCCATGCGCGCGATGCCCGGCGCCGCCCCGCATCGCATCGACCGCCTCTCCCTCATCCCCGATCTCCATGATCCAGCGGCCGGCCGCCGATGCCGGCGCTGCGTCGGGCGAGCCGGTGCCAGCCGTACAAGGCAATGTCCGAAGGAGGCGAATTTCTTCCGAGTGATTTTCAGAATGTCCTGATGGACGCGCCCGGAGGCCATCGCTGACCATTGTCCCCAGAAACTCCACCGCCTTTTCCGGCCCGTCGGGCCGATCCACCGTACCCACATAGCAGCACTGGCGGGCATCGCCAGCGATTCCAGATGGTCGCATTCTTCACTCTCGAGCGGCCGCGCGTACCGCCTCACGGCAGGGATGATTCCGGTGTTTCCTGAACACTTCGAACGCGAACTCGCCGTTCCGCATCCCGCTGTCAGCGGTGCCGTCGGCACCATCTCATTCCGCGTGAGCCTGCGTGGCTACACGCCTTTGCGCCCCCCCGCGCGTGCCGCGCGTCCGCCGGGCCGTCCGCCGGGCCTGTCGCTGCTTTGGCGGGCCGGCGTGGCGCTGCTGCTTCCCTTGCCGGCGCACGCCCAGGTGCCGAACGCCGGGCAGGCGATGCGTGACATCGAAACCGCTCGGCCAGTCCTGCCGGCCGCGCCGGTGCCCGAGATCAAGATCACAACCCCCCAGCCCGATGCGGATGTCACGCCGGACAGCGGGCCGCGCATGTTCGTGCAGGCATTCACCCTCGAAGGCAACCAGGTGTTCCATGCCGATGAGCTGCTGCCGCAGCTGGCGGACCTCGCCGGCCGCGAGCTGGGCTTCGCCGACCTGCAGCAGGCCGCCGCACGGATCACCGCCTACTACCGCGAGCGTGGCTACGTGCTGGCCCGCGCCTACCTGCCCCACCAGGAGATCGACGGTGGTGTCGTGCGTATCGCGGTGGTGGAGGGGCGCTACGGCCGCATCGTGCTGAACAACCGCTCGCGCGTCAGCGACGGCGCGCTGCAGCAGCCGCTCTCCGCCCTCCGGCCGGGAGCAGTGGTGCGCGGCGCCGACCTCGAGCGCACCCTGCAGTTGCTCGACGACCTGGCCGGCGCCACCGCGCGCGGCACGCTGCGCGCGGGCATCGAGCCCGGCACGACCGACCTGGTGGTCGATGTCGAAGGCGGGCCCCTCGTTACCGGATCGCTCGACTTCGACAACTTCGGCGACACGTCGTCGGGCCGCTATCGCTTCAGCGGCAGCGTCAACCTCAATTCGCCGCTGGGGCTGGGCGACCAGCTGAGCCTGCGCGGCCTCGCCAGCGACGAGCGGCAGAGCTACTACCGCGCGGCCTACCAGTTGCCGCTGGGACCGGTGTCGACGCGCGTCGGCGTGGCCTATTCGGAGATGCGCTACCACCTCACCGGCAGCTTCGCGGAGCTCGACTACCGCGGCAGCGCGAGCGTGCA harbors:
- a CDS encoding MFS transporter is translated as MQPPAPARTPADVRPEGATDHAPPQRVGLVLFALAVGGFAIGTTEFATMSLLPAFAQSLGIDAPTAGHVISAYALGVVVGAPVMAVLGARLARRTQLILLMAMFSVGNALSAVAPDYHWMLLFRFLSGLPHGAYFGIAALTAASLVPAHRRTLVVGRIFLGLTCATVIGVPLANWLGQAVGWRWSFGLVAALGVLTMTCVRLFAPSTPADPSASPLRELGALTRLQVWLTLGIGAVGFGGLFAVYTYLADILAQVTHVSASTAPLVLSVFGLGLTAGNMVVPLFADRALMRTAGVLLLWSAAMLALFPLMAGNVWAISLSVFLIGLGGSLATVLQTRLMDVAEDAQSLAAALNHSAFNMANALGPFLGGLAIAAGHGWTSPGWVGSLLALGGFALWAASAALARKGRRAVPAAGDTAR
- a CDS encoding ShlB/FhaC/HecB family hemolysin secretion/activation protein, encoding MRDIETARPVLPAAPVPEIKITTPQPDADVTPDSGPRMFVQAFTLEGNQVFHADELLPQLADLAGRELGFADLQQAAARITAYYRERGYVLARAYLPHQEIDGGVVRIAVVEGRYGRIVLNNRSRVSDGALQQPLSALRPGAVVRGADLERTLQLLDDLAGATARGTLRAGIEPGTTDLVVDVEGGPLVTGSLDFDNFGDTSSGRYRFSGSVNLNSPLGLGDQLSLRGLASDERQSYYRAAYQLPLGPVSTRVGVAYSEMRYHLTGSFAELDYRGSASVQSAFVAQPLLRSRNLNVTAQVQYDNKDLKDTYGQFDVRNDKNVGLWSVSVSGNGEDGWFGGGRSALSLTLGLGRLRGNDALGSDRYTKAMGSFTKLNVSALRLQALGRRFQLYTQFSGQLASRNLDGSEKFSLGGPYGVRAYALGAGSGDQGWQASAELRYLPAPRWQLSAFVDAGQVQFNKHPWTRERNTQQLQAAGVGAGWSDGKRQATLTAAWPLSSAAGSPARAPSVWLQATQYF